The Mycolicibacterium monacense genome contains the following window.
ACCGACGCGGTGGACGATCGGCTGCTGCCCGTCGGGATCTTCGATTCCGGTGTCGGGGGGCTCACGGTCGCGCGGGCGATCATCGACCAGCTGCCCGACGAGGACATCGTCTACGTCGGGGACACCGGCAACGGGCCGTACGGCCCGCTGACGATCCCGCAGATCCGCGCCCATGCCCTCGCGATCGGCGACGACCTCGTCGAGCGCGGCGTCAAGGCACTGGTGATCGCCTGCAACACGGCGTCGTCGGCGTGTCTGCGCGACGCCCGCGAGCGCTACGCGCCGGTTTCGGTGGTGGAGGTGATCCTGCCTGCGGTGCGCCGGGCGGTGGCCACCACCCGAAACGGCCGCATCGGGGTGATCGGCACGGCGGCGACCATCGCGTCGGGCGCCTACCAGGACGCGTTCGCCGCCGCCCGCGACATCGAGGTCATCGGCGTCGCGTGTCCCCGGTTCGTCGACTTCGTCGAACGCGGCGTCACCAGCGGACGACAGGTCCTCGGACTGGCCGAGGGGTACCTCGAACCGCTGCAGCGCGCGGACGTCGACACCCTCGTGCTCGGGTGCACGCACTACCCGATGCTGTCGGGTCTGATCCAGCTCGCGATGGGCGATCAGGTCACCCTGGTGTCCAGCGCGGAGGAGACCGCCAAGGATCTGCTGCGGGTGCTGACCGAACTGGACCTGCTTCGCCCGCATCCGGCCGATCCGGGGGCCACCCCGGCCACCCGGGTGTTCGAATCCACCGGCGACCCTGAGGCTTTCGCGACCCTGGCGACCCGCTTCCTCGGCCCGAGCCTGAACGGGGTGCGGCCCGTGCAACGCCGCATCGAGGCTTGAGGATCGCCGCACCCGTGGCCGGGGACGGGAAACCCGGCGATGTTTTCGTCAACGGGGTAATGGGCATGGCAAGCTAGTGGGCGTGCGAATCACCGTACTCGGTTGCTCCGGCAGTGTCGTCGGGCCTGATTCGCCGGCGTCCGGATACCTGGTGACCGCGCCCGACACCCCGCCGCTGGTGCTCGATTTCGGTGGCGGCGTGCTGGGCGCGCTGCAGCGCCACGCCGACCCCAACTCGGTGTACGTGCTGCTGAGCCATCTGCACGCCGACCACTGTCTGGACCTGCCCGGGTTGTTCGTGTGGCGCAGGTACCACCCGTCGCCGGCTCCGGATCGCGGGGTGCTCTACGGTCCGGCCAACACGTGGGCCCGGTTGGGCGCCGCATCCTCACCGGAGGGCGGCGAGATCGACGACATCTCCGACATCTTCGAGGTGCGGAACTGGTCGGACAACTCCGCCGTGCAGATCGGGGCGCTGTCGGTGCTGCCGCGACTGGTCTGCCACCCCACCGAGTCCTACGGGATGCGCCTGACCGACCCGTCCGGCGCGACGTTCGTCTACAGCGGTGACACCGGGTTCTGCGATCCGCTCA
Protein-coding sequences here:
- the murI gene encoding glutamate racemase, with product MDDRLLPVGIFDSGVGGLTVARAIIDQLPDEDIVYVGDTGNGPYGPLTIPQIRAHALAIGDDLVERGVKALVIACNTASSACLRDARERYAPVSVVEVILPAVRRAVATTRNGRIGVIGTAATIASGAYQDAFAAARDIEVIGVACPRFVDFVERGVTSGRQVLGLAEGYLEPLQRADVDTLVLGCTHYPMLSGLIQLAMGDQVTLVSSAEETAKDLLRVLTELDLLRPHPADPGATPATRVFESTGDPEAFATLATRFLGPSLNGVRPVQRRIEA
- a CDS encoding cyclic nucleotide-degrading phosphodiesterase yields the protein MGVRITVLGCSGSVVGPDSPASGYLVTAPDTPPLVLDFGGGVLGALQRHADPNSVYVLLSHLHADHCLDLPGLFVWRRYHPSPAPDRGVLYGPANTWARLGAASSPEGGEIDDISDIFEVRNWSDNSAVQIGALSVLPRLVCHPTESYGMRLTDPSGATFVYSGDTGFCDPLIELARGADVFLCEASWTHSPEHPPGLHLSGTEAGRAAALAGVGELLLTHIPPWTSREDVISEAKAEFDGPVHAVVCNESFDVTHR